In Methanobacterium paludis, the following proteins share a genomic window:
- a CDS encoding TldD/PmbA family protein has protein sequence MTEDELDLDLLKKTITSLEKRADYTDIRVNESYNTAIIMKDSKIQEIRSGSDLGGCIRVLKGGAWGFAFTNQISKIGEAAESALKLANSLQSDVELSDARPEVDTVKCLAKLKPSDVSMDEKKEIMSDADSAAKIPKVVSTTVNYVDTEGTTTFLNSEGSFLTIEESRVAMFLNAVASDEGIIQFGHKSIGGAKGFEAVKNEDIEKFGRTAASKAVRLLKANSPPSGSFPVVLDSELTGVFIHEALGHATEADLILQNDSILKGKMGTQIGSKLVTIVDDASMDAFGYYPYDAEGVKTRENVLVKDGTLVSLMSSRETASKLGITPSGNARSAVGEQPIVRMSNTYLKPGDQTFDELVEGMKTGIYLKGSRGGQVDTGKGIFQFNAAESFMIENGEVKEPLRDVSLSGNILEMLNHVDAVGSDFKLGVGFCGKSGQTVPVGDGGPHVRVTRAMVGGAM, from the coding sequence ATGACTGAAGATGAGTTAGATCTAGATTTACTCAAAAAAACAATTACTTCTCTTGAAAAAAGAGCAGATTATACGGATATAAGAGTTAATGAGAGTTATAACACGGCAATAATTATGAAAGACAGCAAGATCCAGGAGATAAGATCAGGTTCGGATCTTGGAGGCTGTATCCGTGTGCTTAAAGGAGGAGCATGGGGTTTTGCATTCACAAATCAAATATCCAAGATTGGAGAAGCAGCAGAATCTGCATTGAAACTTGCAAATTCTCTACAAAGTGATGTGGAACTTTCAGATGCACGGCCCGAAGTTGATACTGTGAAATGCCTGGCAAAGCTCAAACCATCCGATGTATCAATGGATGAGAAGAAGGAGATAATGTCCGATGCTGACAGCGCAGCAAAAATCCCAAAAGTTGTGAGTACAACTGTAAACTACGTTGATACAGAGGGAACAACAACCTTCCTCAATTCAGAAGGGTCATTCCTCACAATTGAAGAATCCAGAGTTGCGATGTTTTTAAATGCCGTAGCTTCAGATGAGGGTATCATCCAGTTTGGACACAAAAGTATAGGTGGAGCAAAAGGTTTTGAGGCCGTAAAAAATGAGGATATAGAAAAATTCGGAAGAACTGCTGCTTCAAAGGCAGTGAGGCTTCTGAAAGCAAATTCACCACCATCTGGAAGTTTTCCTGTTGTCCTGGACTCTGAACTTACAGGGGTGTTCATCCATGAAGCATTGGGTCATGCTACAGAAGCCGACCTGATCCTGCAGAATGATTCAATACTCAAAGGCAAAATGGGAACACAAATAGGTTCTAAACTTGTTACAATAGTGGATGATGCAAGTATGGACGCATTTGGATATTACCCCTACGATGCTGAGGGTGTAAAGACACGTGAGAATGTTCTTGTGAAAGACGGAACCTTGGTTTCCCTTATGAGCTCCAGGGAAACAGCGTCGAAACTCGGAATCACACCATCTGGAAATGCCAGATCTGCTGTTGGGGAACAACCAATAGTTCGTATGAGCAACACCTATCTGAAACCAGGTGATCAAACCTTTGATGAATTGGTTGAAGGTATGAAAACCGGAATATATCTTAAAGGCTCAAGAGGTGGTCAGGTGGACACTGGAAAGGGGATATTCCAGTTTAACGCTGCAGAGTCCTTTATGATAGAAAACGGAGAGGTTAAAGAGCCACTGCGAGATGTATCTTTATCCGGAAATATCTTGGAGATGTTGAACCATGTAGATGCAGTGGGATCAGATTTCAAGTTAGGTGTTGGTTTCTGCGGAAAATCAGGGCAGACTGTGCCTGTGGGGGATGGAGGACCTCATGTTAGGGTTACACGAGCAATGGTTGGAGGAGCAATGTGA
- a CDS encoding TIGR00296 family protein, translating into MNGEKLSEENGNFLVKLARKAITNYLMEKRVIEFPKDVETLLKEDMGVFVTLTCNGDLRGCIGYPEPVMPLVNAVIDAAISAATRDPRFPPLRAGELDDIHVEVSVLTKPELIKVEKPSQYVSKVNIGGDGLIVERGPYRGLLLPQVATEWHWDAEEFLSNTCMKAGLSTDCWLYEDVKIYKFHSQIFQEKE; encoded by the coding sequence ATGAACGGCGAAAAACTATCTGAGGAAAATGGGAACTTTCTGGTTAAACTTGCAAGGAAAGCTATAACAAATTATTTAATGGAAAAAAGAGTTATAGAATTTCCTAAAGATGTAGAGACTCTTTTGAAAGAAGATATGGGTGTTTTTGTAACCTTAACTTGTAATGGAGATCTCAGGGGTTGTATAGGGTATCCAGAACCTGTTATGCCCCTTGTAAATGCGGTTATAGATGCTGCAATATCTGCAGCAACTAGGGATCCGCGCTTCCCACCTTTAAGGGCAGGGGAACTGGATGATATCCATGTTGAAGTGAGCGTTCTAACCAAACCCGAGCTTATAAAAGTTGAAAAACCTTCCCAATACGTGAGTAAAGTTAATATAGGTGGAGATGGCCTTATAGTTGAGAGGGGGCCCTACAGGGGACTTCTTCTTCCTCAAGTGGCTACTGAATGGCATTGGGATGCTGAAGAGTTTCTCTCCAACACCTGCATGAAGGCCGGACTTTCCACAGACTGCTGGCTCTACGAGGATGTGAAGATTTACAAGTTCCACTCCCAGATATTTCAGGAAAAGGAATAG
- a CDS encoding NOG1 family protein, whose protein sequence is MIIPTIPTPEEVLDKGFGRAKKAANKVRTSKIPRHQKSKKIEEARIQTACDVIKESFTAILEKVPKVEDMHMFYQDYIDVVVGVDQLKKSLGALNWAVELISKLEGKYLFKVKRTSPENASRVRSEAFGRISSVVYRIEDELNFLDFAKAKLRNMPSIDFDATTAVIAGFPNVGKSTLLRQITSAEPKVADYPFTTTGIQIGHFEKRWQHYQIIDTPGLLDRPINEMNEIELNAMVALEHLADVIIFIFDASETSGYPLDSQFRLFEEIKQVFKTPIFSVFNKMDLVKDVEYINEEYINGYINRLEAPLMVAASEGKGVSEIITKLEEFNNEKKIRSRADV, encoded by the coding sequence ATGATTATACCAACGATTCCAACACCAGAAGAGGTTCTGGACAAGGGTTTTGGCCGGGCTAAAAAAGCTGCAAATAAGGTCAGAACCTCAAAAATTCCTCGTCATCAAAAGTCAAAGAAGATTGAGGAGGCTCGTATTCAGACGGCCTGTGATGTTATAAAAGAATCATTTACTGCAATTCTTGAGAAGGTCCCCAAGGTAGAGGATATGCACATGTTTTATCAGGATTACATAGATGTGGTTGTTGGTGTTGACCAACTTAAAAAGTCACTTGGAGCTTTAAACTGGGCTGTTGAACTCATATCCAAACTTGAAGGCAAGTACCTTTTTAAAGTCAAAAGGACAAGCCCTGAAAATGCTTCAAGAGTTAGAAGTGAAGCATTTGGCCGTATTTCATCTGTAGTTTACAGGATCGAAGATGAGCTGAACTTTCTGGATTTTGCAAAGGCGAAACTCAGGAACATGCCTTCCATAGACTTTGATGCAACCACAGCAGTTATAGCAGGTTTCCCAAACGTTGGAAAATCAACATTACTTCGACAGATAACATCTGCAGAGCCCAAGGTTGCAGACTATCCATTCACAACCACTGGAATCCAGATAGGTCACTTCGAAAAAAGATGGCAGCACTACCAGATAATTGACACTCCCGGACTTCTTGACCGTCCAATAAATGAAATGAATGAAATAGAGCTCAATGCAATGGTTGCACTGGAACACCTTGCAGATGTGATAATATTCATTTTTGATGCATCTGAAACTTCAGGATATCCACTTGATAGTCAATTTAGACTTTTTGAAGAGATAAAACAGGTTTTTAAAACTCCCATTTTCTCTGTTTTTAACAAAATGGACCTGGTGAAGGATGTTGAGTACATAAATGAAGAGTACATAAATGGATACATTAACAGATTAGAAGCGCCATTGATGGTTGCAGCATCGGAGGGAAAAGGAGTATCTGAAATAATAACGAAGTTGGAGGAATTTAATAATGAAAAGAAGATACGTAGCAGAGCAGATGTTTAA
- a CDS encoding Hsp20/alpha crystallin family protein codes for MKRRYVAEQMFNDMVDTIREKQDGLERAISDYTSKVPEKLIMDVMENDENIIVKIDIPGVKKDDIKIDITEDSLGVMAKFKRELEVEDVNYIKRERKHGEANRIIVLPAKIMMDETTAKFENGVLTVTLPKLEKKESFEIKVD; via the coding sequence ATGAAAAGAAGATACGTAGCAGAGCAGATGTTTAACGATATGGTAGATACTATACGCGAAAAACAGGATGGGCTTGAAAGGGCAATATCTGATTATACTTCTAAAGTTCCTGAAAAGTTAATTATGGATGTAATGGAAAACGATGAGAATATCATAGTTAAAATAGACATTCCTGGGGTTAAAAAAGATGATATAAAGATAGATATCACAGAGGACAGCCTGGGGGTCATGGCAAAATTCAAAAGAGAACTGGAAGTTGAGGATGTCAATTATATAAAAAGGGAAAGGAAACACGGAGAGGCGAACAGGATCATAGTTCTGCCTGCAAAGATAATGATGGATGAGACAACTGCAAAGTTCGAAAACGGCGTTTTGACAGTTACACTGCCAAAACTTGAGAAGAAAGAGAGCTTTGAAATCAAAGTGGATTGA
- a CDS encoding SIS domain-containing protein: MKYDMYYEILEQPKSLKETLKAEKSHMKEIAEKFAEFDKIHLVGCGSSLSTCYSVRDAMGFLSGKEIDVHTGYEFFYHKRLQNGNSGVLLTSQSGETSDTLAALRKAKENGLYTVSITNEEKSSMMQESDDAVLTRCNRETAILGTKTYMTQLMSLYEILFSMEGSEASKDVLRDLEKVPAITSDLIKKTEDENRALAEKYKDDEIFYCMGSGPNYGLAYKVAMTMFMEGALKHACPLYSGEFRHGLIERAEKDVPIMFLDADYSGDELTHKSMEFSDKIGVKKILYKMEDYADINPLLSPFVLVIPIEWFVYYLAHFNGEDPGSTRHIGKVRY, translated from the coding sequence ATGAAGTATGACATGTATTACGAAATATTAGAGCAGCCCAAATCATTGAAAGAGACTTTAAAGGCTGAAAAATCCCATATGAAGGAAATAGCAGAGAAATTTGCAGAATTTGATAAAATACACCTTGTAGGGTGTGGAAGCTCTCTTTCAACCTGTTACTCCGTAAGGGATGCAATGGGTTTCTTATCCGGTAAAGAAATAGATGTACACACTGGGTACGAATTTTTCTACCATAAACGTTTGCAGAATGGTAATTCAGGAGTTCTATTAACATCCCAATCTGGAGAAACTTCAGATACATTGGCAGCGCTACGTAAAGCTAAAGAAAATGGTTTGTACACTGTTTCCATCACAAATGAAGAAAAAAGCAGCATGATGCAAGAGTCAGATGATGCTGTACTCACAAGGTGCAATAGAGAAACAGCAATACTTGGAACGAAGACATATATGACTCAACTTATGTCTTTATACGAGATCCTGTTTAGCATGGAAGGATCAGAAGCTTCAAAAGATGTTTTAAGGGACCTTGAAAAAGTTCCAGCCATCACAAGTGACCTCATAAAGAAAACAGAGGATGAAAACAGGGCTCTTGCAGAAAAATACAAAGATGATGAGATATTTTACTGTATGGGAAGCGGTCCCAACTACGGCCTGGCCTATAAGGTTGCAATGACCATGTTCATGGAAGGTGCGTTGAAACATGCTTGTCCACTTTATTCAGGAGAGTTCAGACACGGTTTAATTGAAAGAGCCGAAAAAGACGTCCCCATAATGTTTTTAGACGCTGATTATTCAGGGGATGAATTGACCCATAAATCAATGGAATTTTCAGATAAAATTGGCGTAAAAAAGATTTTATATAAAATGGAAGATTACGCAGACATTAATCCACTTCTTTCACCATTTGTGCTTGTTATTCCAATTGAATGGTTCGTATATTACCTTGCGCACTTCAACGGAGAGGATCCTGGAAGTACAAGGCATATTGGGAAGGTTAGATACTGA
- a CDS encoding thiamine-phosphate synthase family protein, whose translation MEIENIKRAVEILQNSPEFATIIPEVRSNIVMAKENAKDINDVAGIPGRITVVNGKPRAFIEPDFGASSHMARLVLSMMEHDPTRRSALNMKYHPLIIEICEKLGLQVSSYDRGREPETARKVEGGTIPWGVEEAISKVGCVPDVVYHTGSWGKEPIICLIGPDAVEVAEMAVCIAKLFDKYNVQESKKAQCDVPEVPRPCYDDLFAPSRGSYVGKKPHVSCTFCAIAEGNKEVASRVLYRDKNNMVLMNIFPYNRGHIEVVPVKHYTDLNQLDPDELRDIFTLVQRSIKLVREVIKPDGINVGINLGEAAGSSIEHIHIHIVPRFKVESGFMETTADTRVIEESIDDTYTKFMEKVDILRNDHEV comes from the coding sequence ATGGAAATTGAAAACATCAAAAGGGCCGTTGAAATCCTGCAAAATTCTCCAGAATTTGCAACCATCATCCCTGAAGTTAGAAGTAATATTGTGATGGCAAAGGAGAATGCAAAAGATATAAATGACGTTGCAGGCATTCCCGGTCGCATAACCGTTGTAAACGGCAAGCCAAGGGCTTTCATAGAGCCAGATTTTGGAGCTTCATCACACATGGCAAGGCTTGTGCTGAGTATGATGGAACACGACCCAACACGTCGAAGCGCCCTGAACATGAAATATCACCCCCTCATAATAGAGATATGTGAAAAGCTTGGACTTCAGGTTTCTTCATATGATAGGGGCAGGGAACCTGAAACTGCGCGCAAAGTTGAAGGTGGAACAATACCTTGGGGTGTTGAAGAAGCCATAAGTAAAGTAGGATGTGTTCCGGATGTTGTATACCACACAGGAAGCTGGGGAAAAGAACCTATAATCTGTCTTATAGGGCCTGATGCTGTGGAAGTTGCTGAAATGGCAGTTTGTATTGCGAAACTCTTTGATAAATATAATGTTCAGGAATCTAAAAAAGCTCAATGCGACGTTCCTGAAGTTCCCCGACCCTGTTACGATGATCTCTTCGCTCCCTCACGCGGTTCCTATGTGGGCAAAAAACCACATGTTTCCTGTACATTCTGTGCAATAGCAGAAGGCAACAAGGAGGTAGCTTCAAGAGTTTTATATAGGGACAAGAACAATATGGTGCTTATGAATATATTTCCCTACAACAGAGGGCATATTGAGGTTGTACCTGTAAAACACTACACGGATTTAAACCAGTTAGATCCCGATGAACTCAGGGATATTTTTACTCTTGTTCAAAGATCAATAAAACTCGTTAGAGAAGTTATAAAACCTGACGGAATAAATGTAGGCATAAACCTGGGTGAAGCTGCAGGATCAAGTATAGAACATATCCATATCCATATTGTACCTCGTTTTAAGGTTGAATCTGGTTTTATGGAAACTACTGCAGATACAAGAGTTATTGAAGAGAGTATTGATGATACTTATACCAAATTCATGGAAAAAGTTGATATTTTGAGGAATGATCATGAAGTATGA
- a CDS encoding pseudomurein-binding repeat-containing protein, protein MKRHLLLLMLLLLSVASIGLNNTYATTANQQNSENLTNDNFSSLNTTYIQNTTNIQNTTSGSANASTVVSNTSKSPVNTTNSTESATNSTSNSDNSNGSATIQNTTEAAGDGSYNKIHGIWLSTDDVNNVSVDELKESGITDIFVKANRISVPTYQSVLKTVLEKFKDSGIRVNAWITCFVDSNGKWIDPQSTNGTKTINDILNQVTDITTNYNIDGIHLDYVRYPGTAYKHAGGTETITNFVKQVYETVKSINKNVAVSAALMPECGDNAYNYGQNYTALSSYLDFLVPMIYKGNYKGNTTWISKTTAYIVSHANGKPVVAGIQTYSSDDNLTVLPASEIIGDINSAVSNGSSGYVLFRYGWLDKDFFTNSSSNNGTVNTTSTSGTTSTGSNATSTGSNATGTSGTTANATGSNAAGTSNGTSSSGTVSGAVSFTVAQIGDAASRVKAYVEANKKLPAYVTIGVTQVEMPEFLRLLTGGLLQVSSGSKASVTLKNESAALNPVDSVKSGNIKKTEYVSMAKAIKSFMDSYGKAPNYASSSLGKIQYQSLVYMYSRIMGYYSVNKVLPTYAAIKPWSNYTATTKNTTNTSGTTSNGTVSGAVSFTVAQIGDAASRVKAYVEANKKLPAYVTIGVTQVEMPEFLRLLTGGLLQVSSGSKASVTLKNESAALNPVDSVKSGNIKKTEYVSMAKAIKSFMDSYGKAPNYASSSLGKIQYQSLVYMYSRIMGYYSVNKVLPTYAAIKPWSNYTATTKNTTNTNTTIPASLQQYLKATTNCQSTNAQIIALSKSIISNANATTTYNKAAAIFNWVRDNIGYSFYSNTDYGAVGTLKAKTGNCVDTSHLLIALERAAGIPARYEHGYCKFSTKWYGHVWAQVYVNGKWYNADAISYRNTFGVINNWNTATVKIYGTYATLPF, encoded by the coding sequence ATGAAGCGACATTTGTTGCTTTTGATGCTACTTCTTTTAAGTGTAGCATCGATTGGTTTAAATAATACTTATGCCACCACAGCAAACCAGCAAAATTCAGAAAATCTCACGAACGACAACTTTAGCAGCTTAAATACAACTTACATCCAGAACACGACGAATATTCAGAATACAACTTCAGGGTCTGCAAATGCAAGCACTGTAGTTAGTAATACATCCAAAAGCCCAGTAAATACAACTAATAGCACAGAATCAGCCACAAACAGTACCAGCAATAGTGATAACAGTAACGGATCAGCAACAATTCAAAATACAACGGAGGCAGCAGGAGATGGATCCTATAATAAAATCCATGGGATCTGGCTCAGTACGGATGATGTAAATAACGTCAGCGTAGATGAATTAAAAGAATCTGGAATAACGGATATATTCGTTAAAGCGAATAGAATTTCAGTTCCAACATACCAAAGTGTCTTAAAAACTGTTCTTGAGAAATTTAAGGATAGTGGAATAAGAGTTAATGCATGGATCACATGTTTCGTTGATTCCAACGGAAAGTGGATTGATCCACAAAGTACAAACGGTACAAAGACCATTAATGATATTCTAAATCAGGTTACAGATATAACTACAAACTACAACATCGATGGAATACACCTGGACTATGTTAGGTATCCTGGAACAGCGTACAAACATGCGGGTGGAACAGAAACCATAACAAACTTTGTTAAACAGGTGTATGAAACCGTGAAGTCTATAAACAAAAACGTAGCAGTTTCAGCAGCGCTCATGCCAGAATGCGGGGACAACGCTTACAACTATGGTCAAAACTACACGGCACTATCATCTTACCTAGATTTCCTTGTTCCAATGATATATAAAGGGAATTATAAGGGAAACACTACTTGGATAAGCAAAACAACAGCATACATAGTAAGTCATGCAAATGGAAAACCTGTTGTAGCAGGTATTCAAACCTACAGTTCAGACGATAACTTAACAGTGCTACCAGCATCTGAAATAATAGGAGATATAAACTCTGCTGTGTCAAACGGCTCATCAGGATATGTACTCTTCAGATACGGTTGGTTAGACAAAGATTTCTTTACAAATTCAAGTTCAAATAATGGAACTGTGAATACAACTAGTACATCAGGTACAACGAGTACTGGTTCGAATGCAACGAGTACTGGTTCGAATGCAACGGGTACATCGGGTACAACAGCAAATGCAACGGGTTCGAATGCGGCTGGTACAAGTAATGGTACTTCGAGTAGTGGGACTGTTAGTGGTGCTGTGAGTTTCACTGTTGCTCAGATAGGTGATGCGGCTTCTAGGGTTAAGGCTTATGTTGAGGCTAATAAGAAGCTTCCTGCTTATGTGACGATTGGTGTGACTCAGGTTGAGATGCCTGAGTTCTTGCGGTTGTTAACTGGTGGTTTGTTGCAGGTTAGTAGTGGTTCGAAGGCTTCAGTAACTCTTAAGAATGAGAGTGCTGCTTTAAATCCGGTAGATAGTGTTAAATCAGGGAACATTAAAAAAACAGAGTACGTTAGCATGGCTAAGGCTATTAAGTCATTTATGGATTCATATGGTAAAGCTCCTAACTATGCGTCAAGTTCTCTAGGGAAAATTCAGTATCAATCCTTGGTTTACATGTATTCGAGGATAATGGGCTATTACAGTGTAAATAAGGTTTTACCAACCTATGCTGCAATCAAACCATGGTCAAATTACACGGCCACAACAAAAAATACAACGAACACATCAGGTACAACGAGTAATGGGACTGTTAGTGGTGCTGTGAGTTTCACTGTTGCTCAGATAGGTGATGCGGCTTCTAGGGTTAAGGCTTATGTTGAGGCTAATAAGAAGCTTCCTGCTTATGTGACGATTGGTGTGACTCAGGTTGAGATGCCTGAGTTCTTGCGGTTGTTAACTGGTGGTTTGTTGCAGGTTAGTAGTGGTTCGAAGGCTTCAGTAACTCTTAAGAATGAGAGTGCTGCTTTAAATCCGGTAGATAGTGTTAAATCAGGGAACATTAAAAAAACAGAGTACGTTAGCATGGCTAAGGCTATTAAGTCATTTATGGATTCATATGGTAAAGCTCCTAACTATGCGTCAAGTTCTCTAGGGAAAATTCAGTATCAATCCTTGGTTTACATGTATTCGAGGATAATGGGCTATTACAGTGTAAATAAGGTTTTACCAACCTATGCTGCAATCAAACCATGGTCAAATTACACGGCCACAACAAAAAATACAACGAACACGAATACAACGATACCCGCAAGCCTACAGCAGTATTTGAAGGCTACAACTAACTGTCAGTCTACTAATGCTCAGATAATAGCGTTGTCTAAGTCTATTATTAGCAATGCTAATGCAACTACTACCTACAATAAGGCAGCGGCAATATTCAATTGGGTGAGGGATAACATTGGTTATTCGTTCTATTCCAACACCGATTATGGTGCAGTTGGAACGTTAAAGGCCAAAACCGGAAACTGTGTTGACACATCTCATTTATTAATCGCACTTGAGAGGGCAGCAGGTATTCCAGCTCGTTACGAGCATGGTTACTGCAAGTTTTCAACTAAGTGGTACGGCCATGTCTGGGCGCAGGTGTATGTCAATGGAAAATGGTACAATGCAGATGCTATAAGCTACAGAAACACCTTTGGAGTTATAAACAACTGGAACACGGCAACGGTAAAGATATATGGAACATACGCAACACTACCGTTCTAA
- a CDS encoding adenylyltransferase/cytidyltransferase family protein, translated as MATGTFDIIHPGHGYYLEESKKLGGEAAKLVVVIARDATVRSKKRVPVVNEKQRLEVVKMMKPVDEAYLGSTTDMFKIVEKIKPDIISIGPDQSFDLDKLRGELKKRNLNSEVIKVEGYKKSDLDSSCKIIKKIKKMEFDEKIFKTC; from the coding sequence ATGGCAACAGGAACATTTGACATAATACATCCAGGTCATGGATATTACCTTGAAGAATCAAAGAAACTCGGAGGAGAAGCTGCAAAGCTTGTTGTGGTTATTGCAAGGGATGCAACGGTAAGATCAAAAAAGAGGGTGCCAGTTGTTAATGAAAAACAGCGCCTTGAAGTTGTGAAAATGATGAAACCCGTTGATGAGGCATACCTCGGAAGCACAACAGACATGTTCAAGATAGTGGAAAAAATAAAGCCAGATATCATATCAATAGGGCCAGATCAGAGTTTTGATCTGGACAAACTTAGGGGAGAACTAAAAAAGAGAAATTTAAATTCTGAAGTTATCAAAGTTGAAGGATATAAAAAATCAGACCTTGACAGCTCCTGTAAAATCATTAAAAAGATAAAAAAGATGGAATTTGACGAGAAAATCTTCAAAACTTGTTGA
- a CDS encoding flippase, which yields MTSKIAKGSIVILLGAFLFRIGGWIYRVLMANLLGPAGYGILGLTFPSQGFLMIIAGAGLPPAIAKFVAEYNAKKDYVMVKRVISVSTKLMIILGIAAGVIMYLIAEPLALGFHKPEAILPFKLIGLITPFSVVVGALRGSFQGLYQMTNILITRAFEQFFMITVAVGLVLAGAYVAGAVIGTAAGYLAAMIAAIFLFKKHVWNKISNKHDLLSRAEKKFTFREDLGLIKTLLLFSIPVVITGLAELALYDMGTFVVAYYMPSEAVGYYNAASPIARLPLIISMAVATSVLPATSEAMGLKDRHLLHTYILQSYRYVTLSVLPLCVGIVIFATPILRLIYFGPSYIPGSVALQILAAGMLFFTLYTISSSIAQGLGKPMLPMIVLIVGTTIDLGLSILIVPYFGINGAAIATTIASFIIMAIVGLKTLQLAKLKLPLGDFGRIIIASLLMGVVFLFFPQTLTSLILAMIIAPFLYIGILSVIGGLKKDDVRALYKLGTKLGPLSGYFNKIVGFFERFATD from the coding sequence ATGACTTCAAAGATAGCGAAAGGAAGTATTGTAATTTTATTAGGTGCCTTCTTATTCCGTATAGGCGGTTGGATCTACAGAGTTTTAATGGCGAATTTATTAGGGCCTGCAGGTTACGGTATTTTAGGCCTCACATTCCCCTCTCAAGGATTTCTCATGATAATTGCAGGGGCAGGGCTACCACCAGCCATAGCAAAATTCGTTGCAGAATATAATGCTAAAAAGGATTATGTTATGGTTAAGAGGGTTATAAGTGTATCCACAAAGCTCATGATTATATTGGGAATAGCAGCTGGAGTGATTATGTACCTCATTGCAGAACCCCTTGCATTAGGTTTCCATAAACCTGAGGCTATACTTCCATTTAAATTGATAGGACTCATAACACCATTTAGTGTTGTGGTTGGAGCGTTAAGGGGATCCTTTCAGGGATTGTACCAGATGACCAATATACTCATAACCCGGGCTTTTGAGCAGTTCTTCATGATAACAGTTGCTGTGGGCCTGGTTCTTGCTGGTGCATATGTTGCAGGAGCAGTTATTGGTACAGCTGCTGGTTACTTGGCTGCAATGATTGCTGCAATTTTCCTTTTCAAGAAACATGTATGGAACAAAATTTCAAATAAACATGATTTACTTTCACGTGCAGAAAAAAAATTCACATTCAGGGAAGATCTGGGGCTTATTAAGACGTTACTGTTATTTTCCATACCTGTGGTTATAACCGGCCTTGCGGAGTTGGCCCTCTATGATATGGGCACATTTGTCGTAGCTTATTATATGCCAAGTGAAGCTGTTGGATACTACAACGCAGCAAGCCCAATTGCAAGACTGCCTCTCATAATATCAATGGCAGTTGCAACATCTGTTTTACCTGCCACATCTGAGGCCATGGGTCTAAAGGATAGGCATCTTTTACACACTTATATCTTACAGTCATACCGTTACGTAACTCTTTCTGTACTGCCCCTCTGTGTTGGAATAGTGATTTTTGCAACACCAATACTTCGATTGATATATTTTGGGCCATCTTACATTCCAGGTTCAGTGGCCCTTCAAATACTGGCTGCGGGAATGTTGTTTTTCACGCTCTACACAATTTCATCTAGCATAGCACAGGGGCTTGGAAAACCAATGCTTCCAATGATCGTATTGATTGTGGGAACCACGATTGATCTGGGATTAAGCATATTAATTGTGCCTTACTTTGGAATAAATGGTGCAGCAATAGCCACAACAATAGCATCCTTTATTATAATGGCTATCGTTGGATTGAAAACACTTCAACTAGCAAAATTAAAACTACCCCTTGGAGACTTTGGAAGAATAATCATTGCATCACTTTTAATGGGGGTTGTGTTTTTATTCTTCCCACAAACCCTCACATCTCTAATACTGGCCATGATAATTGCACCATTTTTATACATTGGAATCCTTTCAGTTATTGGGGGCTTAAAAAAAGATGATGTACGTGCTCTTTACAAACTTGGGACTAAATTAGGACCCCTTTCAGGATATTTCAACAAAATAGTGGGTTTCTTTGAGAGATTTGCAACGGATTAG